Proteins encoded within one genomic window of Brachybacterium sp. P6-10-X1:
- the lipB gene encoding lipoyl(octanoyl) transferase LipB, which translates to MLDVIRLGFSEPVPGGDRHEEFGLPPGPVDYRAAWALQREIHAEVVAGTRPDSLLLLEHRAVYTAGKLTADHERPRDGAEVVDIDRGGKITWHGPQQLVGYPIVKLPAPIDVVGFVRGLELTLIDVCAAMGVATVPVEGRSGVWVAPEGEEARKLCAIGMRVSKRATMHGFALNCANDLSWALNVIPCGIDDAGVTSLTQEAGRRIAVADVIDVAAAAMSELVSHRTSAAS; encoded by the coding sequence ATGCTCGATGTGATCCGTCTCGGCTTCAGCGAACCGGTACCCGGTGGTGACCGGCACGAGGAGTTCGGCCTGCCTCCGGGACCGGTCGACTACCGCGCCGCCTGGGCGCTGCAGCGGGAGATCCACGCCGAGGTGGTGGCGGGGACCCGCCCCGACTCGCTGCTGCTGCTGGAGCACCGTGCGGTCTACACCGCCGGCAAGCTCACCGCCGATCACGAACGTCCGCGCGACGGCGCCGAGGTGGTCGACATCGACCGCGGCGGCAAGATCACCTGGCACGGACCCCAGCAGCTCGTCGGCTACCCGATCGTCAAGCTCCCCGCCCCCATCGACGTCGTCGGCTTCGTCCGCGGCCTCGAGCTCACCCTGATCGACGTGTGCGCCGCGATGGGCGTGGCGACCGTTCCGGTCGAGGGGCGCAGCGGCGTGTGGGTGGCGCCGGAGGGCGAGGAGGCCCGCAAGCTGTGCGCGATCGGGATGCGCGTCTCGAAGCGCGCCACCATGCACGGCTTCGCCCTGAACTGCGCGAACGACCTCTCCTGGGCGCTGAACGTGATCCCCTGCGGGATCGACGACGCCGGCGTGACCAGCCTCACCCAGGAGGCGGGTCGGCGCATCGCCGTGGCCGATGTGATCGATGTCGCCGCCGCGGCGATGTCCGAGCTGGTGTCGCACCGCACCTCTGCGGCGTCCTGA
- the lipA gene encoding lipoyl synthase: MTIAPEGRRMLRVEARNAEVPIERKPEWIKTRAVMGPEYSAMKKRVHSQGLHTVCEEAGCPNIFECWEDREATFLIGGDTCTRRCDFCAIATGKPMALDPMEPFKVAQSVKEMGLRYSTITGVARDDLPDGAAGLFARTCEQIHATNPGTGVELLIDDIKGKGEHLQQVFEARPEVFAHNLETVPRIFKQIRPAFRYERSLDVISMGKDAGMITKSNLILGMGETTDEILESLQRLRDAGCDIITITQYMRPSKRHHPIDRWVKPEEFVDLSRAAEEMGFLATMAGPMVRSSYRAGKLWAQVMKKLDREIPENLRHLDQDQPARQEAASVVARANQAVAS, from the coding sequence GTGACCATCGCTCCCGAAGGCCGGCGCATGCTGCGCGTCGAGGCACGCAACGCCGAGGTGCCGATCGAGCGCAAGCCGGAATGGATCAAGACCCGCGCCGTGATGGGGCCCGAGTACAGCGCGATGAAGAAGCGCGTGCACAGTCAAGGTCTCCACACCGTCTGCGAGGAAGCCGGCTGCCCGAACATCTTCGAGTGCTGGGAGGACCGCGAGGCGACCTTCCTCATCGGCGGTGACACCTGCACCCGGCGCTGCGACTTCTGCGCCATCGCCACCGGCAAGCCGATGGCGCTGGACCCCATGGAGCCGTTCAAGGTGGCCCAGTCCGTGAAGGAGATGGGACTGCGCTACTCCACGATCACGGGGGTGGCGCGCGATGATCTGCCCGACGGTGCGGCCGGCCTGTTCGCCCGCACCTGCGAGCAGATCCACGCCACGAACCCCGGCACCGGCGTCGAGCTGCTGATCGACGACATCAAGGGCAAGGGCGAGCACCTCCAGCAGGTGTTCGAGGCCCGGCCCGAAGTATTCGCCCACAATCTCGAGACCGTCCCGCGGATCTTCAAGCAGATCCGTCCCGCGTTCCGCTACGAGCGCTCGCTGGACGTGATCTCGATGGGCAAGGACGCCGGGATGATCACCAAGTCCAACCTGATCCTGGGCATGGGTGAGACCACCGACGAGATCCTCGAGTCGTTGCAGCGGCTGCGGGACGCCGGCTGCGACATCATCACCATCACGCAGTACATGCGCCCCTCGAAGCGGCACCACCCGATCGATCGCTGGGTCAAGCCCGAGGAGTTCGTCGATCTCTCCCGGGCTGCGGAGGAGATGGGCTTCCTCGCGACGATGGCGGGGCCGATGGTCCGCTCCTCCTACCGCGCCGGCAAGCTCTGGGCACAGGTGATGAAGAAGCTCGACCGCGAGATCCCCGAGAACCTCCGCCATCTGGATCAGGACCAGCCCGCCCGTCAGGAAGCCGCGAGCGTCGTCGCCCGCGCGAATCAGGCCGTCGCGAGCTGA
- a CDS encoding DUF4191 domain-containing protein: MARKSESKPTKGAAKDGTKKPGRFKQMIDVFKYTQEVDRTTLPWMIGALLAAIAVGILVSWLVLNSPWYGIFMGLAVGVLIAMLILARKAERAAFSRIKGQSGAALAAMQSIRRGWDVAEEPVQIDPRSQKMLFRASGRAGIAVVAEDSSSISMKLLEKERRNIRRVLQHDNVPVHQIVVGDGDGEIPLHKLPSHLTRMKKTLTKDESAQVSKRLVALHRSIRQSVPKGVDPMRARPNRKAMRGR, encoded by the coding sequence ATGGCCCGCAAGAGCGAGAGCAAGCCCACCAAGGGCGCTGCGAAGGACGGCACGAAGAAGCCGGGACGCTTCAAGCAGATGATCGACGTCTTCAAGTACACCCAGGAGGTCGATCGCACCACGCTGCCGTGGATGATCGGTGCGCTGCTCGCCGCGATCGCCGTCGGCATCCTGGTGAGCTGGCTGGTGCTGAACAGCCCCTGGTACGGCATCTTCATGGGTCTGGCCGTCGGTGTGCTCATCGCGATGCTGATCCTGGCCCGCAAGGCCGAGCGCGCCGCCTTCAGCCGGATCAAGGGACAGTCCGGCGCGGCCCTGGCCGCGATGCAGTCGATCCGCCGCGGCTGGGACGTGGCCGAGGAGCCGGTCCAGATCGATCCCCGCAGCCAGAAGATGCTCTTCCGCGCCTCCGGTCGTGCCGGCATCGCGGTCGTCGCCGAGGATTCCTCCTCGATCTCCATGAAGCTGCTGGAGAAGGAGCGTCGCAACATCCGCCGCGTCCTCCAGCACGACAACGTCCCGGTCCACCAGATCGTCGTCGGCGACGGCGACGGGGAGATCCCGTTGCACAAGTTGCCCAGTCATCTGACCCGCATGAAGAAGACCCTCACCAAGGACGAGTCCGCACAGGTCAGCAAACGACTGGTCGCGCTGCACCGTTCGATCCGGCAGTCCGTGCCCAAGGGCGTGGACCCGATGAGGGCCCGCCCGAACCGCAAGGCGATGCGCGGCCGCTGA
- a CDS encoding RDD family protein, translating into MIDRQDLGSWMDGAPSSPDYVRGSSLGLPASGPGSVAPFWRRPLSLLVDWGLCMAVSALVFQGDALANLLLFATLNLLFLSLFGVTPGQFALRVRVLPIRGRTPMVLRALVRTGAMLLLLPALVWSKDAQPLHDVVAGTAAVRA; encoded by the coding sequence GTGATCGATCGCCAGGACCTGGGCTCGTGGATGGACGGCGCCCCGAGCTCGCCGGACTACGTCAGGGGCTCCTCGCTGGGGCTGCCCGCGAGCGGCCCCGGGTCGGTCGCGCCCTTCTGGCGACGGCCCCTGTCGCTGCTGGTGGACTGGGGACTGTGCATGGCCGTCTCGGCCCTGGTGTTCCAGGGCGACGCGCTGGCCAACCTGCTCCTGTTCGCGACGCTGAACCTGCTGTTCCTGAGCCTTTTCGGAGTAACCCCCGGCCAGTTCGCGCTGCGGGTGCGCGTGCTGCCGATCCGCGGCCGCACGCCGATGGTGCTGCGCGCCCTGGTCCGCACGGGAGCGATGCTCCTGCTGCTGCCGGCGCTGGTGTGGAGCAAGGATGCCCAGCCCCTGCACGACGTCGTCGCCGGCACCGCCGCCGTGCGGGCCTGA
- the glnA gene encoding type I glutamate--ammonia ligase yields the protein MFNNPSEVVKYIEEEGVEFIDIRFCDLPGVMQHFNIPASTFDEEAVATGQLFDGSSIRGFQAIHESDMKLVPDLETAYLDPFRERKTLIINFSIVDPFTDEPYSRDPRTVASKAEEYLKSTGIADTAIFAAEAEFYIFDDVRFKTGVNSGFYSIDSDEAVWNTDRDESEVGGNQGYKTRLKGGYFPVPPNDQMADLRDEICAVLDATGLEVERAHHEVGTAGQQEINYRFNTLLQAADDVMKFKYVVKNTVWDAGRTATFMPKPLFGDNGSGMHTHQSLWKDGEPLFFDERGYGGLSDIARWYIGGIIEHSPSLTAFTNPTVNSFKRLVPGFEAPVNMVYSARNRSAAIRIPVTGASAKAKRVEFRAPDPSANPYLAFAAQLMAGLDGIRNRIEPPEPIDKDLYELPPEEHKQIKQLPESLGAALDALEADHDFLTEGDVFPEDLIETWIELKRTTEIDPFRYRPHPHEFELYYDI from the coding sequence GTGTTCAACAATCCCAGCGAGGTCGTGAAGTACATCGAGGAGGAGGGTGTCGAATTCATCGACATCCGCTTCTGCGACCTGCCCGGCGTCATGCAGCACTTCAACATCCCGGCGAGCACCTTCGACGAGGAGGCCGTCGCGACCGGCCAGCTCTTCGACGGCTCCTCGATCCGCGGGTTCCAGGCGATCCACGAGTCGGACATGAAGCTCGTCCCGGACCTGGAGACGGCATACCTCGACCCGTTCCGGGAGCGCAAGACGCTCATCATCAACTTCTCGATCGTGGACCCGTTCACGGACGAGCCGTACTCCCGCGATCCGCGCACCGTCGCGTCGAAGGCCGAGGAGTACCTGAAGTCCACCGGCATCGCCGATACCGCGATCTTCGCGGCCGAGGCCGAGTTCTACATCTTCGACGACGTGCGTTTCAAGACCGGTGTGAACTCCGGCTTCTACAGCATCGACTCCGACGAGGCGGTGTGGAACACCGATCGCGACGAATCCGAGGTCGGCGGCAACCAGGGGTACAAGACGCGCCTGAAGGGCGGCTACTTCCCGGTGCCGCCGAACGATCAGATGGCGGACCTGCGCGATGAGATCTGCGCCGTGCTGGACGCCACGGGCCTCGAGGTCGAGCGCGCCCACCACGAGGTCGGCACGGCCGGCCAGCAGGAGATCAACTACCGCTTCAACACGCTGCTGCAGGCAGCGGACGACGTCATGAAGTTCAAGTACGTCGTGAAGAACACCGTGTGGGACGCGGGGCGCACCGCGACCTTCATGCCCAAGCCGCTGTTCGGCGACAACGGGTCCGGCATGCATACCCACCAGTCGCTGTGGAAGGACGGCGAGCCGCTGTTCTTCGACGAGCGCGGCTACGGCGGCCTCTCGGACATCGCACGCTGGTACATCGGCGGCATCATCGAGCACTCCCCGTCGCTGACGGCCTTCACCAACCCCACGGTGAACTCCTTCAAGCGCCTGGTGCCGGGCTTCGAAGCCCCTGTGAACATGGTCTACTCGGCCCGCAACCGCTCCGCCGCGATCCGCATCCCCGTCACCGGTGCCTCCGCGAAAGCCAAGCGCGTCGAATTCCGCGCCCCGGACCCGTCGGCGAACCCGTACCTGGCCTTCGCCGCACAGCTGATGGCCGGCCTGGACGGCATCCGCAACCGGATCGAGCCGCCGGAGCCCATCGACAAGGACCTCTACGAGCTGCCGCCGGAGGAGCACAAGCAGATCAAGCAGCTGCCGGAGTCCCTCGGCGCCGCGCTGGACGCCCTCGAGGCCGATCACGACTTCCTCACCGAGGGCGACGTGTTCCCGGAGGACCTCATCGAGACCTGGATCGAGCTCAAGCGCACCACGGAGATCGACCCGTTCCGCTACCGCCCGCACCCCCACGAGTTCGAGCTCTACTACGACATCTGA
- a CDS encoding DUF4383 domain-containing protein, whose protein sequence is MNIPVPSGPTHRRGTKDVGRSPVRFAALMYGFVFLAVGVAGFVPGVTSNFDSIGIAGRSEAMLLGIFQVSALHNVVHLLYGVAGLILSRLSGSARLYLLVGGVVYAVLWIYGIVIDKGSTANFVPLNTADDWLHFVLALTMIGLSVLPRHAAPTAAEADR, encoded by the coding sequence ATGAACATCCCAGTTCCCAGCGGCCCCACCCATCGTCGAGGGACCAAGGACGTCGGGCGATCTCCGGTGCGGTTCGCCGCGTTGATGTACGGGTTCGTGTTCCTCGCCGTCGGCGTCGCCGGGTTCGTCCCCGGCGTGACGTCGAACTTCGATTCGATAGGGATCGCCGGACGCTCCGAGGCGATGCTGCTGGGCATCTTCCAGGTGTCCGCGCTGCACAACGTCGTCCACCTGCTCTACGGCGTCGCCGGTCTCATCCTGTCACGGCTCTCGGGCTCGGCGCGGCTCTACCTGCTGGTCGGCGGCGTCGTCTACGCCGTGCTGTGGATCTACGGCATCGTCATCGACAAGGGCTCGACGGCGAACTTCGTGCCGCTGAACACCGCCGATGACTGGTTGCACTTCGTCCTGGCGCTCACCATGATCGGCCTTTCGGTTCTTCCGCGGCATGCCGCGCCCACCGCGGCGGAGGCCGACCGTTGA
- a CDS encoding ABC transporter permease, with product MTATARTTPTRHTHLLDVRPASPLTGIGALVRLFGRISRRQIIIWVLAMVVSVAASVVALKEAYPDQEALDARAALLGNPSAVLMTGPAFARDHYTLWAAVANELFLYVLLAGAIMSILLTVRHTRIEEEAERLEMLRSLPTGRLAPAAAALVVVAIANLVLGAAVSIAVLVTGAVVLDSIVLGMATALTGLVFAGIAAVAAQLTEHGGTASGLALGSLAVAFLVRGVGDVIEEEGSWLSWFSPLAWAQQSRVFVEVRWWPLALSLAATIVLVGLAAVLSRRRDLGSGLRPDAPGPDAASAALRAPGGLARRLVTPMMVTWAIGLFLFAIAFGSLASSLEDMVDQIPTIGEFAPIDVDDLTTSFTAYIVLMLTLGPVGLMVSGVLRLRSEELEGRLAGTLLAGTGRITVALRWVAVVTLEVFALQVLLGLGTGIGVWQATGETSWIGESTLASLAYLPAIAVTGALTLGLYGLRVRLAGIAWLVAIWAALDTFLGDLLQLPEWARSLSVLRHVPFVPDADMEATPLVVMGVLTVVLAVVGLLALRRRDLVAG from the coding sequence ATGACCGCCACGGCCCGCACGACCCCGACCCGCCACACCCACCTGCTCGACGTGCGTCCCGCCTCCCCGCTGACCGGGATCGGCGCTCTCGTGCGGCTGTTCGGCCGCATCTCCCGCCGCCAGATCATCATCTGGGTCCTGGCCATGGTCGTCTCCGTCGCCGCCTCGGTGGTGGCGCTGAAGGAGGCCTATCCCGACCAGGAGGCGCTCGACGCCCGCGCCGCGCTTCTGGGCAACCCCTCGGCCGTGCTGATGACCGGACCGGCCTTCGCTCGCGATCACTACACGCTGTGGGCGGCGGTCGCCAACGAGCTGTTCCTCTACGTGCTGCTGGCCGGAGCGATCATGAGCATCCTGCTGACCGTCCGGCACACCCGCATCGAGGAGGAGGCCGAACGGCTGGAGATGCTGCGCTCCCTGCCCACCGGACGCCTGGCCCCGGCCGCGGCAGCGCTCGTCGTCGTGGCGATCGCGAACCTCGTCCTCGGCGCTGCCGTGAGCATCGCAGTGCTGGTCACCGGTGCAGTCGTGCTCGACAGCATCGTGCTCGGGATGGCGACCGCCCTGACCGGGCTCGTGTTCGCCGGGATCGCCGCGGTGGCCGCGCAGCTGACCGAGCACGGCGGGACCGCGTCCGGCCTCGCCCTCGGATCTCTCGCCGTCGCCTTCCTGGTGCGCGGGGTGGGCGATGTGATCGAGGAGGAAGGGTCCTGGCTGTCCTGGTTCTCCCCCCTGGCCTGGGCGCAGCAGTCCAGGGTGTTCGTCGAGGTGCGCTGGTGGCCGCTGGCGCTCTCCCTCGCCGCGACCATCGTGCTCGTCGGCCTCGCAGCCGTCCTGTCCCGTCGCCGGGACCTGGGCTCCGGACTGCGACCGGACGCACCGGGTCCCGACGCGGCCTCCGCGGCGCTGCGGGCCCCCGGTGGCCTGGCCCGGCGTCTGGTGACGCCCATGATGGTCACCTGGGCGATCGGGCTGTTCCTGTTCGCGATCGCCTTCGGGTCGCTGGCCTCCTCCCTCGAGGACATGGTCGATCAGATCCCGACGATCGGGGAGTTCGCCCCGATCGACGTCGACGACCTCACGACCTCGTTCACGGCGTACATCGTGCTGATGCTCACCCTGGGGCCCGTGGGACTGATGGTCTCGGGAGTCCTGCGGCTGAGGTCCGAGGAGCTGGAGGGCCGTCTGGCCGGGACGCTCCTGGCCGGCACCGGGCGGATCACCGTCGCCCTGCGCTGGGTGGCCGTGGTGACCCTGGAGGTGTTCGCCCTGCAGGTGCTCCTCGGGCTCGGCACCGGTATCGGCGTGTGGCAGGCGACGGGGGAGACCTCCTGGATCGGGGAGTCGACCCTCGCGTCCCTGGCCTACCTTCCCGCCATCGCCGTCACCGGCGCGCTGACCCTGGGGCTGTACGGACTGCGGGTGCGCCTGGCCGGCATCGCCTGGCTGGTGGCGATCTGGGCGGCGCTGGACACCTTCCTCGGTGACCTGCTGCAGCTGCCGGAGTGGGCGCGGAGCCTCTCCGTGCTCCGCCACGTGCCCTTCGTCCCCGACGCGGACATGGAGGCGACCCCGCTGGTGGTGATGGGCGTGCTCACCGTGGTGCTGGCGGTGGTGGGACTGCTCGCGCTGCGGCGGAGGGACCTGGTGGCGGGGTAG
- a CDS encoding ABC transporter ATP-binding protein, with amino-acid sequence MTSTEPTEPTGATARTASSADAAVVIRDLTKTFGATRALDGFSLTVPTGQVTGFLGPNGAGKSTTIRVLLGLLKATSGTARVLGMDPWSHTVQIHHRLAYVPGDTNLWPNLTGGEAIDVLTSSEKGAAHRRRRDELIERFELDPTKRCRTYSKGNRQKVALVAALSRDVDLYVMDEPTSGLDPLMEAIFTDEVSSLREAGRTVLLSSHILAEVEKLCDTVTIIRAGRDVESGTLAQLRHLTRSTVAATTAADAGALERTAGVHDLVSDGGRVRFDVDDAAVHDVLPVLARMEATGLTISPPSLEDLFLRHYGDELDPGADARAAEERPR; translated from the coding sequence ATGACCAGCACCGAACCCACGGAGCCCACGGGCGCCACCGCCCGGACCGCATCGAGCGCCGACGCCGCCGTCGTCATCCGCGACCTGACCAAGACCTTCGGCGCCACCCGCGCGCTGGACGGCTTCTCCCTGACCGTGCCCACCGGTCAGGTCACCGGGTTCCTGGGTCCCAACGGCGCCGGGAAGTCCACCACCATTCGCGTCCTGCTCGGCCTGCTGAAGGCCACCTCGGGCACGGCCAGGGTGCTGGGGATGGATCCGTGGTCCCACACCGTGCAGATCCACCACCGCCTCGCCTACGTCCCCGGAGACACCAACCTGTGGCCGAACCTGACCGGGGGAGAGGCCATCGACGTGCTCACCTCCTCCGAGAAGGGAGCCGCGCACCGACGCCGCCGCGACGAGCTCATCGAGCGCTTCGAGCTGGACCCCACCAAGCGCTGCCGCACCTACTCCAAGGGCAACCGGCAGAAAGTGGCCCTGGTCGCCGCCCTCTCCCGCGACGTCGACCTCTACGTCATGGACGAACCCACCTCCGGGCTGGATCCCCTGATGGAGGCCATCTTCACCGATGAGGTCAGCAGCCTGCGCGAGGCCGGACGCACCGTCCTGCTGTCCAGCCACATCCTGGCGGAGGTCGAGAAGCTCTGCGACACCGTCACCATCATCCGCGCCGGCCGCGACGTCGAGAGCGGGACGCTCGCCCAGCTGCGCCACCTCACCCGTTCCACCGTCGCCGCGACCACCGCGGCCGACGCCGGCGCGCTGGAGAGGACCGCCGGGGTGCACGACCTCGTCAGCGACGGCGGCCGGGTCCGCTTCGATGTCGACGACGCCGCGGTCCACGACGTCCTGCCCGTCCTGGCCCGGATGGAGGCCACCGGCCTCACGATCTCCCCACCCTCCCTCGAGGACCTCTTCCTGCGCCATTACGGCGACGAGCTGGATCCGGGAGCCGACGCCCGCGCCGCCGAGGAGCGGCCACGATGA
- a CDS encoding TetR/AcrR family transcriptional regulator translates to MAESAPAEERILQAALHRFAADGLGAPLRRVAEDAGVSAGLIIHHYGSRATLLEACDARALEVTRREKSRLVQSGSGELLTQLAQTEQYAPVVGYVLRRLQAGGPLAIQLVDDFAAATVAYFAEGERSGTITPSRDPQGRAQVLTEMALGALLLQLPAQRDRMDLEELPGWLRGYTERILGPLLEIYTVPLLRDRSMLDAYLATTATDATTTPPTDVERS, encoded by the coding sequence ATGGCAGAGTCGGCCCCCGCCGAGGAACGAATCCTGCAGGCCGCGCTGCACCGCTTCGCGGCCGACGGACTCGGCGCACCGCTGCGCCGGGTGGCCGAGGACGCCGGGGTCAGTGCAGGCCTGATCATCCACCATTACGGTTCCCGTGCGACGCTGCTGGAGGCCTGTGACGCCCGGGCGCTGGAGGTCACGCGGCGGGAGAAGTCCCGTCTGGTGCAGAGCGGCTCCGGGGAGCTGCTCACCCAGCTCGCCCAGACCGAGCAGTACGCCCCGGTGGTCGGGTACGTGCTGCGCCGTCTGCAGGCCGGCGGTCCTCTGGCGATCCAGCTGGTCGACGACTTCGCCGCCGCCACGGTCGCGTATTTCGCCGAGGGCGAACGCTCCGGCACCATCACACCCAGCCGCGATCCGCAGGGCCGGGCGCAGGTGCTCACCGAGATGGCCCTCGGCGCGCTGCTGCTCCAGCTGCCCGCCCAGCGCGACCGGATGGACCTCGAGGAGCTGCCGGGCTGGCTGCGGGGGTACACGGAGCGGATCCTCGGCCCGCTGCTCGAGATCTACACCGTCCCGTTGCTGAGGGACCGTTCGATGCTCGACGCGTACCTGGCCACGACGGCCACAGACGCCACGACCACGCCACCGACGGACGTGGAGAGATCATGA
- a CDS encoding sensor histidine kinase, with product MSEQQARGQGLPARRTPDAPDVPGAPENADALGTDLTPTPFAAALRWAVHVLVYLMVMLATGLALAPPPSADGWITVALLALFTAVYSLGARRALRHRAGPQGSWSALTYLLPSIAIWSCTFAVGPDAVWVAFGLDFAVLYALPLIGGLIALVVVTVIGVLGYGGWSSDPVPGEVAGPMIGALVALAVVVTVRALQREVDRRTRLARQLAAARDTIAEQTRAATTAAERDRIASELHDTVAQSNLSIHLLLDAATAALEREEPGEAGALVQEARAAAARTGMQTRRFVDAAEVEVPSGAALRHELQRLVADAATAGRTRIDLREEIDDEELEALPRSTARALLRLVESLLANVIQHADASRTMVTLGIHEEELLLDVVDDGRGFDPDLVAGFGLRSARARAASVGGRMLIESAPGSGAAVQVVLPLSQEPPAPPDPSVPTDREETP from the coding sequence ATGAGCGAGCAGCAGGCGAGGGGCCAGGGTCTCCCCGCACGGAGAACCCCGGATGCCCCGGATGTCCCCGGTGCCCCGGAGAACGCGGACGCCCTGGGGACGGACCTCACTCCGACGCCCTTCGCCGCCGCGCTGCGCTGGGCCGTCCATGTCCTCGTCTACCTCATGGTCATGCTCGCGACCGGTCTCGCCCTGGCACCGCCTCCCTCGGCCGACGGCTGGATCACCGTCGCGCTGCTGGCTCTGTTCACCGCCGTGTACTCCCTCGGCGCCCGCCGCGCCCTGCGACACCGGGCCGGGCCCCAGGGGTCCTGGAGCGCCCTGACCTACCTGCTGCCCAGCATCGCGATCTGGTCCTGCACCTTCGCCGTCGGACCCGACGCCGTGTGGGTGGCCTTCGGCCTCGACTTCGCCGTGCTCTACGCGCTGCCGCTGATCGGTGGGCTGATCGCCCTCGTCGTCGTCACCGTGATCGGTGTGCTCGGGTACGGCGGGTGGTCCTCCGACCCCGTGCCCGGCGAGGTGGCCGGCCCCATGATCGGGGCGCTGGTCGCCCTCGCCGTCGTCGTGACGGTCCGAGCTCTGCAGCGGGAGGTGGACCGGCGCACCCGCCTCGCGCGGCAGCTCGCCGCCGCCCGCGACACCATCGCCGAGCAGACCCGTGCGGCGACCACCGCCGCTGAACGTGACCGCATCGCGAGCGAGCTCCACGACACGGTCGCCCAGTCCAACCTCTCGATCCACCTGCTGCTGGACGCGGCCACCGCCGCCCTCGAGCGCGAGGAGCCGGGCGAGGCCGGCGCCCTGGTGCAGGAGGCCCGGGCGGCAGCCGCCCGCACCGGCATGCAGACCCGTCGCTTCGTCGACGCCGCCGAGGTGGAGGTCCCCTCCGGTGCCGCGCTGCGCCACGAGCTGCAGCGCCTCGTGGCCGATGCCGCCACGGCCGGACGCACCCGGATCGACCTGCGCGAGGAGATCGACGACGAGGAGCTGGAGGCCCTGCCGCGCAGCACCGCCCGCGCCCTGCTGCGCCTGGTCGAATCCCTGCTGGCCAACGTCATCCAGCACGCCGACGCCTCGCGCACCATGGTCACCCTCGGGATCCACGAGGAGGAGCTGCTGCTGGACGTCGTCGACGACGGGCGCGGCTTCGACCCGGACCTGGTGGCCGGGTTCGGACTGCGCTCGGCGCGGGCGCGCGCCGCCTCCGTCGGCGGCAGGATGCTCATCGAGTCCGCCCCTGGCAGCGGCGCCGCCGTCCAGGTGGTGCTGCCGCTGTCCCAGGAGCCCCCGGCTCCCCCCGACCCCTCCGTCCCCACCGACCGCGAGGAGACCCCATGA
- a CDS encoding response regulator transcription factor, translated as MIRVLLADDHAIVRRGLVAVLGADSELEVVGEAATPQEAVLLARSRAPDVVVLDLRFGVGQQRGTDVIPDLRRAPSRPAVLVLTTYDNDQDVTAAMDAGAAGYLLKDSPAEELVAAVQRARSGAGTVDPRISRRLQERPADTALSARELEVLTRVAAGRTNAQIASDLFLSQATVKTHLVHVFDKLAVTSRTEAVARARSRGILRPE; from the coding sequence ATGATCCGAGTGCTGCTGGCCGACGACCACGCGATCGTGCGCCGAGGCCTCGTCGCCGTGCTCGGCGCGGACAGCGAGCTGGAGGTCGTCGGCGAGGCCGCGACCCCGCAGGAGGCCGTGCTGCTGGCCCGCTCGAGGGCGCCGGACGTGGTGGTGCTGGATCTCCGGTTCGGGGTGGGGCAGCAGCGCGGCACCGACGTGATCCCCGATCTCCGACGGGCCCCGTCACGACCCGCGGTGCTGGTGCTGACCACCTACGACAACGACCAGGACGTCACCGCGGCGATGGACGCCGGGGCCGCCGGGTACCTGCTGAAGGACTCCCCCGCCGAGGAACTGGTGGCCGCCGTGCAGCGCGCCCGCAGCGGGGCCGGCACCGTGGACCCACGGATCTCCCGGCGGCTCCAGGAGCGCCCGGCGGACACCGCGCTCAGCGCGCGGGAGCTGGAGGTGCTCACCCGGGTCGCGGCCGGGCGCACCAACGCGCAGATCGCGAGCGACCTCTTCCTGTCCCAGGCGACCGTGAAGACGCATCTCGTGCACGTCTTCGACAAGCTCGCCGTCACGAGCCGCACCGAGGCGGTGGCCCGAGCCCGGTCCCGGGGGATCCTGCGACCGGAATGA